atgtatatatattataattattcttactCGATATTTccacacatatatttaattagtaaaTGTCGAAGAGGATTAGGAAAATGGCATGGAATCCTGAAAGCATTATTATACCTAAGAGGACGTGGAAACTCCTCCAAAACTTGGATTCGGTGGAAATATGGATATACTGTAATAggcgataatttaatttctcaactAGTCTTGTACAGAAATTTCGCGCATAGTTACGACAATGAAAACTATACGATTATGCGTAAATACCGATTATGTTTATGCCGAACTTGGCGACCAGACACTAAATTGCGTGGCACTTTTTGTACGTcagcaattaattttccagGAATTATGACCGGATGCAACAGTATTTTGGATCAAGTgtgtttttcaatatatacaaGTTATTGAGGCTACATCGAAAAATCTTAAACTGccatgtaacattttttatcgaaGCAAGACTCGAAACCGCTATGATTTTGATGATTCAATTGCAATGCACTTATTTGATATTCGCTTGATGTCAAACTCCTCAAAATACGTAACGGTTTCGATTCTTCGAGCGAGAGGAAAAATGCTCCAATATCGTATTGATAAGATTTGTATTCTAGAATCATACCTAGCAATGCATTGTGTTAGGAGAAAGTTTAGAAAGGTACATATGGCGCATTAAAATCGTATGTATGATATGTATAATAGATTCGTGCGAATATGGATTTCTGACTCTCTGCTTCTACAATGTGTTTCTCTGTAACAATTTAACGACAACGCAGATTGCATTgtaatgaaaacaaaaaatactgtatttgtaaaactttattaattttatacgaatcatttttttcagctcACATGACCACATAATCGCATAAAGTGTgtcttatatttgttaatcttGCGCAATCTAACGGATCGTACCAGGATTTCAATAAGCTTTTCTGGGAATATAAACTTGAAATAACGGGAGAAAAGGAAACTATTTGTATTACGAAATCGATTAATACGTGCTAAAGTAATCGCGCAAGAAAACCCAGCATAATTAACTGTTGTAAGATACGCTACGCATGACATTAATCACTGCTTGAGGTTTGTaatgttttatgaatttattatcgtgATGCGTTGTATAATgtcaagagaaattatttattacaataaatataatacaaaatacttctTGCGAATACACATGACATCTAGTATAagatttaaatacaaaaattcagTACTTGCCGGTCaactgataataaaaataaagaccgAAAAATAACGTAGTCGATCATAGTAAAAAGATACGAAAATATGTCATTCTAATTTTACTCTTGAGAGACAATGTGCTTCTTTCTTTCAGCCACGAACGGCACGGTTCCCTTTTTAGAATGATAACGCCTATTAGCTTccctgaaaaataaaacgatatttCATGAAGACGCTGctcaagatttataaaatttggatGTTTGTAACTTAATACGTACTTGCGTTTATTTTTCTCACGAATCGTCCGCAATTCGGCTCGCGCGTTGTATATATGCTTCGGCACTTGTCTGTGACGCGCGATCCGTCGAATTTCTTGATGGGCCGCGAACTTTTCTTTCAAGGCTTCGTTGCAAAGCAGTGCCTTTCTTTCTCGAGCCTTTAACTGttgtgaaaagtaaaaatgcaTAGTTATCGGtattactttatttcaaattgaatataaatttacaaattctatattaatacTTACGATACCAAGTTTCTCCGACGCTTTAGCCTTCCATAACCGAAGGTTCATTTCATCGCTGCCgctaattacatatttattatcagaTGACCATCCGATGCAAGTAAGTCTATGCATACGTCTTGTGTGGTACACTTCTCGCGAGTGGCCTTTGTTGACTTCGAAGATACGGATCGACTTGTCGTAACTGGCTGAGACAAACTCTTTCCCCATCGGCGAATAATCCACATCTATCACAGCCTCCACGTGATCCATGTGTACATTAACTGGAGTTCTCAACTTCCGGATATCATAGGTATACAAACTAGAGAAACATACATTTAAGATTTTTGTGCCAATTTTATGAAACCATTATTTCTATCACTGTCATTTATAAACTCACTTGTAGTCTTCATTAGCACACGTAAAGCTCACAGCCTCGGTGGGGTTCCAAGCAAGTTTATTGCTTCGCAATTTCATCACTATTCTTTGTAGAGGTCCTACATCTCTAGTATCgtacaaaattatactgcgATCGCTTGCACAAGAGGCTAAAGGTAAAGACAAACATTAATAGAATTATGAGTTTTGATAACAAAATCtcttatataaagaattaatagataatacaaaaatatcaaaataaacttTCAAACTAGGTTATGTGCCTTGTACATCATATCATACCCAAGAGATTTCTTTGCACTAAGTTGAATTTTACATCATGTAAGCTGTCCACCCCCCATTTGAATGTACGCACTGGCTCGTTACGAGTTTCTTCCCACATCTGGCATACTTCTCCGCAGGTGACGAATACAGGATCTGATCGATGATGGGTTATACCAGTTAACACCGTCTAAAAGTAAGAAAGATCCGTTTAGAACGCTTAAATACTTCTGCATTTGAGAAATGCAttgaaagattatatatataaattacatactttGCAGATAATAGTATTTAAAGGTTCTTCTTCTTCACTAACAGACTCAGCATTCCATGTCTTAATCGTCTTATCATCTCcaatagtaataaaatgttttccacCTCCTGCGTATGTAATTCCACGAGTTATGCCATCGTGAGCCAAAAATGCACGTGTGGAAGTTCCTTGGGCAAGATTCCATGTTCTTACTTCACCATCGCAAGCACCACTCAGAAGAGTGGACAACTGAGTGGGATGTTTACAAATGCAGAACACCGAGTCCTTGTGACCTTCTAAACTGCCAATAAATGGTTTTGCAAATACTCTTTCTAATTTAACAGCGTTCAGTGCTTTCGTGTACTCCCTCGGAGCTTCGAAGGGATGCAAAGATGGATCATAATTTCTAGGAACTGAAAATAACCAAGTTGTTATTCAGTGTAAACACagtaagttaaattaatttcgatcTAGGTTTACCTTTGTGAATATCTCGTTTAGTCTCTCGTAAGTAAACGTTAGGATCcctatttaacattttaactttCATTTTGAAAAAGGATTTATGTGtacttttttatagaaatatgtaaaattacacGAAAAACATATGTGCGAACTATTCTGTACAACCCACGTGTGTGAAAGCTTCAACTACCATCTTTCGTCAACTTCGCGCAACACTTGCGTTCTACCAACGATCATCCTGTCGATAAGAAACATCTTTAggtaataaattcaaaatattaaatttcttatgcATACAAAAGATAGGACAAAGTAATGCAATATGCAATATACAGCgctagttatttaaattaaaaacataaagaagcataaattaatcataatttaagtCTCTGTACAATAACTCgctataaaaattcaaattttaatagtaaaatgcaatatctaaataaaaatttattaaattttagtaattataCTATAATAGTTTTTGCCATGTAAAACACTAGATAATTCAGATAGAAAGGTGTGAGAATATATCATATCATTACATTCTGAATAAGTATCTTTCAAACATAACGCGACaggagaaaaaaggaaatgcGGAACGTTTCGGCAAATAAGATTACAGAAGCGATAAGATTACACGATGTTTTAACCCATCGTACAGACACGATATGGATCATTTC
The nucleotide sequence above comes from Linepithema humile isolate Giens D197 chromosome 4, Lhum_UNIL_v1.0, whole genome shotgun sequence. Encoded proteins:
- the LOC105672166 gene encoding DDB1- and CUL4-associated factor 13 — its product is MKVKMLNRDPNVYLRETKRDIHKVPRNYDPSLHPFEAPREYTKALNAVKLERVFAKPFIGSLEGHKDSVFCICKHPTQLSTLLSGACDGEVRTWNLAQGTSTRAFLAHDGITRGITYAGGGKHFITIGDDKTIKTWNAESVSEEEEPLNTIICKTVLTGITHHRSDPVFVTCGEVCQMWEETRNEPVRTFKWGVDSLHDVKFNLVQRNLLASCASDRSIILYDTRDVGPLQRIVMKLRSNKLAWNPTEAVSFTCANEDYNLYTYDIRKLRTPVNVHMDHVEAVIDVDYSPMGKEFVSASYDKSIRIFEVNKGHSREVYHTRRMHRLTCIGWSSDNKYVISGSDEMNLRLWKAKASEKLGILKARERKALLCNEALKEKFAAHQEIRRIARHRQVPKHIYNARAELRTIREKNKRKEANRRYHSKKGTVPFVAERKKHIVSQE